The DNA region CACGGCGCGCTTCTCGGCGAGGCTGGCGACCGCGAGCGGTTGGAGCGGGTCGAGGGCGTGGCAGGCGCCGAGCTCCTCGATCCCGGGGTTGCCGGGCGCGGCCTCGACCGCGGCGACCGACGGTGAGCCGGCCAGGCGCCAGGCCAGGGCGTGCTCGCGAGCACCCGACCCGATCACCAGCACCCGGTCAGCCACGCTCCGCCCCGACCGCGGACGGGTCACGCCGCAGCAGCGTCTGGCGGCGGGCCGGCCCCACCGACACCCACGTGACCGGGACGCCGGCCTGCTCCTCGAGGAAATCGACGTAGTCGCGGGCGGCGCCCGGCAGGTCGTCCCAGGTCTGGCAGCTGGTCAGGTCGGCGCGCCAGCCCGGCAGGTCCTCGTAGACCGGCTCGGCGTGGTGGAAGATCGACTGGTGTGGGGGGAAGTCGCGGTACTCGGTCGCCTGGTGGCGGTAACCGGTCGCGACCCGGAGCGTGTCGAACTCGCTGAGGACGTCGAGCTTGGTGAGGAACAGGTCGGTCAGCCCGTTGACGCGCGCTGCGTAGCGGGCCAGCACCGCATCGAACCATCCGGCGCGACGACGCCGCCCGGTCGTGGTGCCGTACTCCCCGCCGACCTCGACCAGGCGCTCGCCGGTCGCGTCGGTCAGCTCGGTGGGGAACGGGCCGGTCCCCACCCGGGTGACGTACGCCTTGGCGATGCCGATCACCCGGTCGATGTGTCGGGGTCCGAGGCCCGCACCGGTCAGCGCCCCACCAGCGACCGGGTTCGACGAGGTGACGAACGGGTAGGTGCCGTGGTCGAGGTCCAGGAGCGTGCCCTGGGCTCCCTCGAGGATGACGTGCCTGCCGGCCTCCAACGCCGCGTGCAGCAACGCCACCGAATCGGTGAGCTGGGGTTTGAGACGGTCGGCGTAGGCGAGGTACTCCTCAGCGATCTCGTCGGCGTTCATCGGCAGGCGGTTGTAGACCTTGGCCAGGATCTGGTTCTTCAGCTCGAGGGCGGCATCGAGCTTTTGGCGGAAGATG from Actinomycetota bacterium includes:
- a CDS encoding adenylosuccinate synthase; protein product: MPATIIVGAQWGDEGKGKATDLLADGTDFVVRYQGGNNAGHTVVVDDTVLKLHLIPSGVLYPHVTPVIGDGVVVDPAVLIDELDELDARGLEAGQRLKVSGNAHLIMPYHRELDLLIERRLGKAKLGTTRRGIGPAYADKASRVGLRFQDLFDENIFRQKLDAALELKNQILAKVYNRLPMNADEIAEEYLAYADRLKPQLTDSVALLHAALEAGRHVILEGAQGTLLDLDHGTYPFVTSSNPVAGGALTGAGLGPRHIDRVIGIAKAYVTRVGTGPFPTELTDATGERLVEVGGEYGTTTGRRRRAGWFDAVLARYAARVNGLTDLFLTKLDVLSEFDTLRVATGYRHQATEYRDFPPHQSIFHHAEPVYEDLPGWRADLTSCQTWDDLPGAARDYVDFLEEQAGVPVTWVSVGPARRQTLLRRDPSAVGAERG